One segment of Rattus norvegicus strain BN/NHsdMcwi chromosome 16, GRCr8, whole genome shotgun sequence DNA contains the following:
- the Fam90a1l4 gene encoding putative protein FAM90A8, translating into MKSQVKTQSNPATPAPTAQRKPGASWKQTLPPVKEEDPRVKCRDCGAFGHIARNRRCPIKRGLFLLVAQPLGAKKEKENMDPCRPKGLQKLSQAARQRCDEQQRKTTFQKFPTELQWSNQQGSLAQPQMSIIPGYRKMSEPPVEMALGKQMCPEKPALQSLDSPFILHSRQKEGHNMTVPSVAKPLFTQDGRKTASENLLDQKLQDISHQNPVAVPKRKAISELFHKESKTQGPSKKMQPSKHPVIHQDRQNPKLSCWAPDEETSQCPTQPSQNPLKKHRIDSTNAPEESHARTASKSTLDIQSYPIDNRLELKDAAEMSKKITVQVPSIDQQQLHGRAALVSTRPCIESGQALRMIFTKHSHNFWSSRFLTVPAPLPIEKQTPAFQSPAFPEEGEAAGSQVKLSVLYEDLQVSSSSEDSDGE; encoded by the exons GTGAAATGCAGAGACTGTGGAGCCTTTGGCCACATTGCAAGAAACAGAAGGTGTCCCATTAAGCGGGGCCTTTTCCTCCTAGTTGCACAGCCTCTGGGAgccaagaaggagaaagagaacatgGATCCTTGCAGGCCTAAGGGTCTACAGAAACTCAGTCAAGCTGCCAGACAGAG GTGTGATGAGCAGCAGAGAAAGACAACCTTCCAGAAATTTCCAACAGAGCTGCAATGGAGTAACCAGCAGGGCAGCTTGGCT CAGCCACAGATGTCAATcattcctggctacaggaagATGTCTGAGCCACCAGTTGAAATGGCTCTTGGAAAGCAGATGTGCCCTGAGAAGCCTGCCCTTCAAAGCTTGGACAGCCCCTTCATCTTACATTCCAGACAGAAGGAAGGTCACAACATGACTGTCCCCAGTGTTGCCAAGCCACTGTTTACACAGGATGGCAGAAAAACAGCCTCAGAAAACCTACTGGATCAAAAGCTACAGGATATCTCGCATCAAAACCCTGTTGCCGTCCCCAAAAGGAAAGCAATTAGTGAACTGTTTCACAAAGAGTCAAAGACCCAGGGTCCCAGTAAGAAAATGCAACCTAGCAAGCATCCTGTCATCCACCAGGATAGACAGAACCCAAAACTCAGCTGCTGGGCCCCAGATGAGGAAACGTCCCAATGCCCCACACAGCCAAGCCAGAATCCCCTGAAGAAACACAGAATTGACTCTACCAATGCACCAGAGGAGAGCCATGCAAGGACTGCTTCCAAGAGCACCCTGGACATTCAGTCTTATCCCATTGACAACAGACTTGAACTAAAAGACGCAGCTGAAATGAGCAAGAAAATAACAGTCCAGGTGCCCAGCATTGACCAACAACAGCTACATGGCAGGGCTGCTCTGGTCTCAACCAGACCCTGTATTGAGTCTGGCCAAGCCCTCAGAATGATCTTTACCAAACATAGCCATAATTTCTGGAGCTCCAGGTTCCTGACAGTGCCCGCACCACTTCCCATTGAGAAGCAAACACCTGCTTTCCAGAGCCCTGCCTTCCCTGAGGAAGGGGAGGCAGCAGGATCCCAGGTCAAACTGAGTGTCCTCTATGAGGACCTTCAGGTCTCGTCCTCCTCAGAGGACAGTGATGGAGAATAA